The Calothrix sp. PCC 7507 DNA segment TGTTTACACATATGCCTCCAGCACAAGTTTGCTTGGGAAGCCCTTGCAGTCCTCGCTATCCCAGGTAGTACCCAGTCCTAAAAGTTTTGAGCAGTTCGTAGTCAGCACTAGAGTGCTGACTACGAACTTGATTACTTGAGATATAGGACTCATATTTGATTTTTGAACAAATCTAAGTATCTGTAGGGTGGGCATTGCCCACCCTACGCATTGTTCAAAAATCAAAACGGACTGCTATATTTCCGAAGATGCAATTGAAGGTGGGGTTTTCCTGCCTTCAATTGTATTTAACTGTTAACTGTTAACTGTTAACTGATTTAATCTACCGAGACAGATAGGGGTCAACACTACTGATTTCAAACTCACACGCTCTTGAAACCACTTCAGCGGGCAATTTATCAAAGCTAACTAATGGTAAATAAGAGGGGTTTTTGGTCAGTTCTTTTGCTAATAAAAACCCAGCAATAGTCCAAGTTTGATATTTTCTGGCTTGTTTACCAATTAGTCGCCCCTTCTTACCGTCATAATATTCTGGCCATTCATCTTCTCTCAAACGTGTTTCTGCAAGTTCAATAGCTTTTTTAACCAGTGCTGTTTTGTTGGTTTTTACACCTGCTGCAGCCAACATCCACATCAAAACTGGCCAACTACCCGCATTGTGATATGACCAAGGTATATTTTTAGGGTCACATCCAGTAACAATTTTATACTCTTCATTTTCCAAAGCTGGGAAACAGATTTTCATAGGCATATCTCCCACCAAATCGTCCCATCTATCCTCAATGAGAGTCATAATCGCTTGTGACTGTTCTTCAGTAGCAAGGTCGGAAATAATAGCCATTAAGTTACCAAGAGAAAAGAAGCGAGTATCTAGCTGTGATGGGCCAACATTACCTGCAAAATAACCGCCCTTTCTCGGTAGCCATTTATCTAATTCATAATAAGGCAGCGAATCTACATATATATTGAAGAGATTGACTGCTGTCTTACCATACTCCTCACTCTTAAAACGATAAATGGCATTTAGCCGATTAATATCTATCCAATAATGCTGGCGAATATGAGCGCATAAAAGTGGCAACCGATTATCAATTGCGGCCACAACATCTTGATTTCCTTGACAAATTAATAGCTCACGGGATGCACGCAATGCTGCATAAAATAAAACCTGAAGCTCCAGAGGATGACCATATATACCCATACGACGGTCAATCATACAAGCACCATCTGGAACCAGCAAGGTTGGGTACATGTCAAAACGATTCGCCAAGCAGATTTCCATAATCAATCTGATGCCGTTTTGGAATTCAGGTTGATAGACCAGAGAAAAATCTTCTGTAGCTATGACATATGCACGCAACAAAATAATCCACCATAGACAAGAATCAACTGGTGTGACTCTGGCGATCGCATGTTCACCAAAATCAGCCTCTAAGTATTCTTGTCCATTTGATGATACCACTTTGAAGCTAGCTGGTATTAAACCTCGACCAGGTTTATAGGCATCCAATGCCCTTTCTTTAGGCTGTAACTTTAAGGTTTCTTCTAGAAAATTACGCACAATCTCTGTTTTGCCTTTGATCAAAAAAATTAGAGCAGATGAGATAAAATCTCTGACAAAACATTGGTCATAATTGAGTGCTTCTACAGATGCATCATAGGCAGCTACCGTGCCCACAGGACGACCTTGATAATAGAGAATTGACTTTTCTAGAGCCTGCCAAGCTTCTTCCTCTTCTATACTGTTAGATGTCACCACTTCATTTAGTTTCATCGTCAAAATAACTCCCTTATAATAGTGAATTTGCAGTAGATGCGCTCTCAATGATTATTGCTGCTATTCTCAGCATAACAAACACATTTTTTTGAATAGCTGGAAACAGCAAACTTTATTGGAAAAATAATAATCTACAATTATCTACTAAAACTTTTCTGTTATGCCGTTTAATCAATATCTAGTTTTTGGTTAATCCTTAATTATGCTTTTACTTAAGCAATAATTATGATTGACATAGTAGATATACTTTTAGATTGCTTGCGGCTACAGTTTTATAGCTGGAATATTGACTTCTGCAAATGAAGATATGTAGCCATTACTGTTTAATCTGGGTATTAATCTCAAAATATTAACTATACATCCTAACTAAATAGGATTTATTTTTTGGCACTACAGATTAATTTATTCCCCTACAACTTAATAATTTATAACTTTTTCTGAGAATATGCAATGTGAATACTTCTAAATTTTAAACTGTCAATACCACTTAAGATAGGTATATTCTACCTTAATTACCTTTAAACGGTGAACTTCATACAGTGAAGGATAAAAACCTAAATTAGCGATGAGTAATGAATTTATAGGCTTTT contains these protein-coding regions:
- a CDS encoding glycoside hydrolase 100 family protein; the protein is MKLNEVVTSNSIEEEEAWQALEKSILYYQGRPVGTVAAYDASVEALNYDQCFVRDFISSALIFLIKGKTEIVRNFLEETLKLQPKERALDAYKPGRGLIPASFKVVSSNGQEYLEADFGEHAIARVTPVDSCLWWIILLRAYVIATEDFSLVYQPEFQNGIRLIMEICLANRFDMYPTLLVPDGACMIDRRMGIYGHPLELQVLFYAALRASRELLICQGNQDVVAAIDNRLPLLCAHIRQHYWIDINRLNAIYRFKSEEYGKTAVNLFNIYVDSLPYYELDKWLPRKGGYFAGNVGPSQLDTRFFSLGNLMAIISDLATEEQSQAIMTLIEDRWDDLVGDMPMKICFPALENEEYKIVTGCDPKNIPWSYHNAGSWPVLMWMLAAAGVKTNKTALVKKAIELAETRLREDEWPEYYDGKKGRLIGKQARKYQTWTIAGFLLAKELTKNPSYLPLVSFDKLPAEVVSRACEFEISSVDPYLSR